A section of the Oryza sativa Japonica Group chromosome 1, ASM3414082v1 genome encodes:
- the LOC4326610 gene encoding psbP domain-containing protein 5, chloroplastic yields MAAAALLSPPPSPSPSPTPSSLHPRQALRFAVGTGGGGRARATSTGTRRRAALVPCSSSVSARGPASGGDGLALERRRLLLSGLVSSFVLVLPVSDSHAVAEMDEDVKMATLVDPINAYSFLYPVELPGKKFTFKWVESRKPERYSSAAPLSPDARQRIVSERVDMIHNVVISVSIGPPNSRFPPSKDKSKWDPKDVADWILAEKSSLKVTTGQRMTESSVLDAHSSDVDGEPYWYYEYLVRKSPTQSAPEPNLFRHNVACTAERDGYLYSLNASTLSKQWESMGPSLQKTVASFHLLPPTENYVPPYQDPWRFW; encoded by the exons atggcggccgctgctcttctctcccctcctccctctccctctccctcccccacccCGTCCTCGCTCCACCCCAGGCAAGCCCTCCGCTTCGCGGTTGgcacaggaggaggagggcgcgcgcgcgccacgtcGACGGGGACGAGACGCCGCGCGGCGCTCGTCCCGTGCTCCTCCAGCGTGAGCGCGCGCGGCCCCGCTTCGGGAGGCGACGGGTTGGCCCTGGAGAGGAGGCGCCTGCTGCTGTCCGGCCTCGTGTCTTCGTTCGTGCTCGTCCTCCCGGTTTCAG ATTCGCATGCTGTTGCCGAGATGGATGAAGATGTGAAAATGGCTACGCTAGTTGACCCGATCAATGCATATTCTTTTCTTTACCCAGTTGAATTGCCAGGAAAGAAATTCACATTCAAATG GGTAGAATCCAGAAAACCAGAACGATATTCCTCTGCTGCACCACTATCTC CTGATGCACGGCAACGTATTGTATCGGAGCGAGTTGACATGATACATAACGTTGTCATCTCAGTCTCG ATTGGGCCGCCAAATTCACGTTTTCCGCCTTCCAAGGACAAGAGCAAGTGGGATCCAAAAGATGTTGCTGATTGGATTTTGGCTGAAAAATCTTCACTG AAGGTGACGACAGGCCAACGCATGACAGAGAGTTCTGTCCTTGATGCACACTCTTCAGAT GTCGATGGAGAACCATACTGGTACTATGAGTATCTAGTTCGGAAATCTCCTACACAATCT GCACCAGAACCAAATCTGTTTCGCCATAACGTAGCCTGCACTGCTGAACGAGATG GTTACTTGTACTCCTTGAATGCTTCAACACTCAGCAAGCAGTGGGAATCT ATGGGGCCTTCTTTACAGAAAACAGTGGCATCCTTTCACCTCCTACCCCCTACAGAAAATTATGTTCCTCCATACCAGGATCCATGGAGATTTTGGTGA
- the LOC4326611 gene encoding uncharacterized protein, with product MFAPTFAVAAALAPPPPRGGGGGGGEFDHFVVVDFEATCERGRRIYPQEIIEFPAVLVDAATGRLVSAFRAYVRPRHHPRLTDFCRELTGIAQGDVDAGVGLAEALLRHDEWLRAAGVVEGGGRFAVVTWGDADCRTMLEQECRFKGIAKPAYFDRWVDLRVHFEAAFGGGGQRVKLQEAVRAAGLEWVGRLHCGLDDACNTARLLVELLRRGVPISITGSLPAAPPPLEQARKQQQQQEMQQLLVPCGAAVCCYCGVASTGGVMAMPGSTQRRCFYGCGNWTAVSGATCPFFLMGGVVDCPIN from the coding sequence ATGTTCGCGCCGACGTTCGCGGTGGCCGCCgctctggcgccgccgccgcctcgaggaggcggaggcggaggaggggagtTCGACCACTTCGTGGTGGTGGACTTCGAGGCGACGTGCGAGAGGGGCAGGCGGATCTACCCGCAGGAGATCATCGAGTTCCCCGCGGTGCTCGTGGACGCCGCCACGGGCCGCCTCGTGTCCGCGTTCCGCGCCTACGTCCGCCCGCGCCACCACCCGCGGCTCACCGACTTCTGCCGCGAGCTCACGGGGATCGCCCAGGGCGACGTCGACGCCGGGGTGGGCCTCGCCGAGGCGCTCCTCAGGCACGACGAGTGGCTGCGTGCGGCCGGGGTcgtcgagggcggcgggcggttCGCCGTCGTCACGTGGGGCGACGCCGACTGCCGCACCATGCTGGAGCAGGAGTGCCGGTTCAAGGGCATCGCGAAGCCGGCCTACTTCGACCGGTGGGTCGACCTCAGGGTCCACTTCGAGGcggcgttcggcggcggcgggcagcgggTGAAGCTGCAGGAggcggtcagggcggcggggcTGGAGTGGGTGGGGCGCCTGCACTGCGGCCTCGACGACGCCTGCAACACGGCGCGCCTCCTCGTCGAGCTCTTGCGCCGCGGCGTCCCCATCTCCATCACCGGCTCgctgccggccgcgccgccgccgcttgagCAAGCTcgtaagcagcagcagcagcaggagatgCAGCAGCTGCTCGTCCcgtgcggcgcggcggtgtGCTGCTACTGCGGCGTGGCGAGCACGGGAGGGGTGATGGCGATGCCGGGGTCGACGCAGCGGCGGTGCTTCTACGGCTGCGGCAACTGGACGGCGGTGTCCGGGGCGACGTGCCCCTTCTTTCTCATGGGCGGCGTAGTGGATTGTCCTATAAATTAG
- the LOC4326612 gene encoding probable aldo-keto reductase 1, producing MAEQAPLAPMPRVKLGTRGLEVSKLGFGCMGLTGAYNSPLDDDAGAAVIAHAFRRGVTFFDTSDVYGPLANEILLGKALKQLPREQVQVATKFGIRRGADGVRAVCGRPEYVRACCEASLGRLGVDYIDLYYQHRVDTTIPIEDTIGELKKLVEEGKVRYIGLSEASPDTIRRAHAVHPITAVQMEWSLWARDIEPEIVPLCRELGIGIVPYSPIARGFFGGRGVTEQLSAESNLQGHPRFSAENLEKNKQLYLKTEELAKKHQCSPAQLALAWVLHQGDDVVPIPGTTKIKNLDANIDSLKVNLTDDDLKEISSQVREEDVAGGRQYTSFAHYTWKYADTPKK from the exons ATGGCGGAGCAAGCTCCACTGGCGCCGATGCCTCGAGTCAAGCTCGGCACCCGGGGCCTAGAG GTGTCCAAGCTGGGGTTCGGGTGCATGGGGCTCACGGGCGCGTACAACTCGCcgctcgacgacgacgccggcgccgccgtcatcgcgcACGCCTTCCGCCGCGGCGTCACCTTCTTCGACACCTCCGACGTCTACGGCCCCCTCGCCAACGAGATCCTCCTCGGCAAG GCGCTGAAGCAGCTGCCGCGGGAGCAGGTGCAGGTGGCCACCAAGTTCGGGATTCGGCGGGGCGCCGACGGCGTGCGCGCCGTGTGCGGCCGGCCGGAGTACGTGCGCGCCTGCTGCGAGGCCAGCCTCGGCCGCCTCGGCGTCGACTACATCGACCTCTACTACCAGCACCGCGTCGACACCACCATCCCCATCGAGGACACG ATTGGTGAGCTCAAGAAATTGGTGGAGGAGGGGAAGGTGAGGTACATTGGGCTATCGGAGGCGAGCCCTGACACCATCAGGCGAGCTCATGCCGTGCACCCAATCACTGCAGTTCAGATGGAGTGGTCTCTCTGGGCTCGTGACATTGAACCCGAAATTGTGCCGCTCTGCAG GGAGTTGGGCATTGGAATTGTTCCCTACAGCCCTATCGCCCGCGGGTTTTTCGGAGGGAGAGGAGTGACAGAACAATTGTCTGCTGAATCTAATTTG CAAGGACATCCACGATTTTCTGCTGAAAATTTGGAGAAGAATAAACAGCTTTATCTGAAAACGGAAGAGCTGGCCAAGAAGCACCAGTGCAGCCCTGCTCAGCTAGCTTTAGCTTGGGTTCTTCATCAAGGGGATGATGTGGTCCCAATACCAG GAACAACCAAGATAAAAAACCTAGATGCCAACATTGACTCCTTAAAGGTGAACCTCACGGATGATGACCTGAAAGAGATCTCTAGCCAGGTACGCGAAGAAGATGTCGCTGGTGGAAGACAGTATACCTCATTTGCACATTACACCTGGAAGTATGCTGACACGCCAAAGAAGTAa